In one window of Cydia pomonella isolate Wapato2018A chromosome 16, ilCydPomo1, whole genome shotgun sequence DNA:
- the LOC133526194 gene encoding uncharacterized protein LOC133526194 produces MRQLVATAWLLYFICLVLYYAALFIRLIAENRFLEGIQVDEKDFRLFIGSIVFCLEVEFQSRPPSSLDSVVKLKACANSLLYSGILITTVYEHFEDVFLLAALSIGAMTNFCSVYYLIQKPERSQGPEEPAGAGAD; encoded by the exons ATGAGGCAGCTAGTCGCCACCGCGTGGCTCTTGTATTTCATATGTTTG GTACTGTATTATGCAGCATTATTCATCAGGCTGATTGCTGAAAATAGATTTCTGGAGGGGATACAGGTCGACGAGAAGGACTTTCGTCTGTTTATAGGAAGTATTGTATTTTGCCTCGAAGTTGAATTTCAG TCTCGCCCACCGAGCTCCTTGGATTCGGTGGTGAAACTGAAAGCGTGCGCGAACTCTCTTCTTTACTCCGGGATACTGATTACCACCGTCTACGAGCACTTCGAGGACGTGTTCCTGCTGGCCGCGCTATCCATcg GGGCGATGACGAATTTCTGCTCGGTCTACTACCTCATCCAGAAGCCGGAGAGGAGCCAGGGGCCCGAGGAgcccgccggcgccggcgccgactAG